A window from Erythrobacter sp. YJ-T3-07 encodes these proteins:
- a CDS encoding response regulator transcription factor, with protein sequence MRILIVEDEPTLGQQLKSTLEQNGYAVDLSTDGEDGHYLGSTEDYDAVILDLGLPEIDGLTVLGMWRKEGRKFPVLVLTARDSWSDKVAGLDAGADDYLAKPFQTEELIARLRALIRRASGNTSSELTAGDVRLDTRSGRVTRGGDPVKLTAQEYKLLSYLMHHKGKVVSRTELIEHIYDQDFDRDSNTIEVFVTRIRKKLGAEVITTIRGLGYSLDDPADAPRA encoded by the coding sequence ATGCGCATCCTGATCGTGGAAGACGAGCCGACGCTGGGCCAGCAGCTCAAGTCGACGCTGGAACAGAACGGCTATGCGGTCGACCTGTCGACCGATGGCGAAGACGGGCACTACCTGGGTTCGACCGAGGATTACGACGCCGTGATCCTCGACCTCGGCCTGCCGGAAATCGACGGCCTGACCGTGCTCGGCATGTGGCGCAAGGAAGGCCGCAAATTCCCCGTGCTGGTCCTTACCGCGCGCGACAGCTGGTCCGACAAGGTCGCCGGGCTGGACGCTGGCGCGGACGATTATCTTGCCAAGCCGTTCCAGACCGAAGAACTGATCGCCCGCCTGCGGGCGCTGATCCGTCGTGCTTCGGGCAATACCAGCAGCGAACTGACTGCCGGCGACGTCCGTCTCGACACCCGTTCGGGCCGCGTCACGCGCGGCGGCGACCCGGTCAAGCTGACCGCGCAGGAATACAAGCTGCTGAGCTACCTCATGCACCACAAGGGCAAGGTGGTCAGCCGCACCGAACTGATCGAGCATATCTACGATCAGGATTTCGACCGCGATTCGAACACGATCGAGGTCTTCGTCACCCGCATCCGCAAGAAACTGGGCGCGGAAGTTATCACAACGATCCGTGGCCTTGGCTACAGCCTCGACGACCCCGCCGACGCCCCCCGCGCGTAA
- a CDS encoding polyprenyl synthetase family protein, with protein MTAEIVPLRKASGAPEASIDAMLGLTASGLNAVNAVILDRMQSEIPLIPSLAGHLISGGGKRLRPMLTLAGAELVGYQGTRHYKLAAAVEFIHTATLLHDDVVDGSEMRRGKAAANIIFGNPATVLVGDFLFSRAFELMTEDGSLKVLKILSSASAIIAEGEVAQLTSQRKITTSEQRYLDIIGSKTAALFAAASRIAAVVAECSDAEEQALDDYGRNLGIAFQLVDDALDYSSDAAEMGKDRGDDFREGKMTLPVILAYARGDAEERKFWEAAILGHRTSDEDLAHAVSLVERHDCVTATRERARHFAQRAADALSIFPDGKAREAMVEAAHFAVARGF; from the coding sequence ATGACCGCCGAGATCGTCCCACTCCGCAAAGCCTCTGGCGCGCCCGAAGCCTCGATTGATGCGATGCTCGGCCTGACCGCCTCCGGCCTCAACGCGGTGAACGCCGTGATCCTCGACCGGATGCAGAGCGAAATTCCGCTGATCCCGAGCCTTGCCGGGCACCTGATTTCGGGCGGGGGCAAGCGCCTGCGCCCGATGCTGACGCTCGCCGGGGCGGAGCTGGTCGGTTACCAGGGCACGCGCCACTACAAGCTCGCCGCCGCGGTCGAGTTCATCCACACCGCCACCCTGCTGCACGACGATGTAGTCGACGGCAGCGAGATGCGCCGGGGCAAGGCGGCCGCGAACATCATCTTCGGCAATCCGGCGACCGTGCTGGTCGGCGATTTCCTGTTCAGCCGCGCGTTCGAGCTGATGACCGAGGATGGCAGCCTGAAGGTGCTGAAGATCCTAAGCTCCGCCAGCGCGATCATCGCGGAGGGCGAGGTCGCCCAGCTGACCTCGCAGCGCAAGATCACCACCAGCGAACAGCGCTATCTCGACATCATCGGTTCGAAGACCGCCGCGCTGTTCGCCGCCGCCAGCCGCATTGCGGCGGTGGTCGCCGAATGCAGCGACGCGGAGGAGCAGGCGCTCGACGATTACGGCCGCAACCTCGGCATCGCGTTCCAGCTGGTCGACGACGCGCTCGACTATTCGTCCGACGCAGCCGAGATGGGCAAGGACCGCGGCGACGACTTCCGCGAAGGCAAGATGACCCTCCCGGTGATCCTCGCCTACGCCCGCGGCGACGCGGAGGAACGCAAGTTCTGGGAAGCGGCCATTCTGGGCCACCGCACCTCGGACGAAGACCTCGCCCACGCGGTATCGCTGGTCGAACGCCACGACTGCGTCACCGCCACCCGCGAACGCGCCCGGCACTTCGCGCAGCGCGCGGCGGATGCGCTGTCGATCTTCCCCGACGGCAAGGCGCGCGAGGCGATGGTGGAAGCCGCGCACTTCGCGGTGGCGCGGGGCTTTTAG
- a CDS encoding helix-turn-helix transcriptional regulator: MGKRPPITNRVRELREEHGKMSQAALGEAVGVTRHTIIAIEQGRYSPSLETAFRIARLFGVGVEDVFGWEGK, encoded by the coding sequence ATGGGTAAGCGCCCGCCGATCACCAACCGCGTGCGCGAGCTGCGCGAGGAGCACGGGAAGATGAGCCAGGCCGCGCTGGGCGAGGCGGTGGGGGTGACGCGCCACACGATCATCGCGATCGAACAGGGGCGCTATTCCCCCAGCCTGGAGACCGCCTTCCGTATCGCGCGCCTGTTCGGCGTGGGGGTGGAGGACGTGTTCGGCTGGGAGGGGAAGTGA
- a CDS encoding SIMPL domain-containing protein, translating into MIRNAIVPTVLAATALAASPAIAAEIQVQATGPVIELVVDEQVEVEPDTVTISAGVTNQAQTAQEALSQNSTQMQGVIDRLKSLGIPERDIQTTRINLGARFDYDQQTQQQVFRGYQASNQVSVKLRDTEEVGAVLDALVKAGANDINGPSFSVSDDTGPKAEARKRALERARSMALDYARVAGYSNVRVLQISESVQGSAREYSADAIRVTGSRIGGAPPVQAGMVETGVTVSVTYEAVN; encoded by the coding sequence ATGATCCGCAACGCCATCGTACCCACCGTCCTTGCCGCCACCGCTCTGGCCGCAAGCCCCGCGATCGCCGCCGAAATTCAGGTTCAGGCCACCGGGCCGGTGATCGAACTGGTGGTCGACGAACAGGTCGAGGTCGAGCCTGACACGGTGACCATCAGCGCAGGCGTGACCAACCAGGCGCAAACCGCGCAAGAGGCACTCTCGCAGAACTCCACGCAGATGCAGGGCGTGATCGACCGGCTGAAATCGCTCGGCATCCCCGAACGCGATATCCAGACCACCCGGATCAATCTGGGCGCACGGTTCGATTATGACCAGCAGACCCAGCAGCAGGTCTTTCGCGGCTATCAGGCATCCAATCAGGTCAGCGTGAAGCTGAGGGATACCGAAGAGGTCGGTGCGGTGCTCGATGCACTGGTGAAGGCGGGCGCGAACGATATCAACGGCCCCAGCTTCTCGGTCTCGGACGATACCGGCCCCAAGGCCGAAGCCCGCAAGCGCGCGCTTGAGCGTGCGCGCAGCATGGCGCTGGATTACGCGCGGGTTGCCGGGTACTCCAACGTCCGGGTTCTGCAGATTTCCGAAAGCGTGCAGGGTTCTGCACGGGAGTATAGCGCCGACGCAATCCGCGTGACCGGATCGCGCATCGGCGGTGCGCCGCCGGTCCAGGCCGGGATGGTGGAGACCGGGGTAACGGTCAGCGTCACCTACGAGGCGGTCAATTAA
- a CDS encoding PepSY domain-containing protein, which yields MKSLLASLLLGCALVAAPAPAFAQSNPAQEAARRDTQSGRALPLRQIEAIVFRSLDAPVCSNSGNGRDCYEYLGPAYDPGAMAYRLKFMRNSRVTFVDIDARTGRVLSRAR from the coding sequence ATGAAATCGCTCCTCGCCTCGCTCCTTCTCGGATGTGCGCTCGTCGCCGCACCTGCGCCCGCGTTTGCCCAGAGCAACCCGGCGCAGGAAGCGGCGCGGCGCGATACCCAGTCGGGCAGGGCGCTGCCGCTGCGCCAGATCGAGGCGATCGTGTTCCGCTCGCTCGATGCGCCGGTCTGTTCCAACAGCGGAAATGGGCGCGATTGCTACGAATATCTGGGCCCCGCGTACGATCCCGGCGCGATGGCCTATCGCCTCAAGTTCATGCGCAACAGCCGCGTGACCTTCGTCGATATCGACGCCCGCACGGGCCGCGTGCTGAGCCGCGCGCGCTAA
- a CDS encoding ABC-F family ATP-binding cassette domain-containing protein, translating to MAQPPILSWENLGLQQGGRWLFGGPNQDNIDLHIGPRDRLALIGRNGAGKTTLFRLIDDKLDADQGQRKVKPGTRIVVLEQDPDVSAHKTLMDFALGGENPPAEHEVEAIAGQLGIDMSRECKGASGGEKRRAQIARALAQDPDLLLMDEPTNHLDLAAIDWLESWLDRYTGAFVVISHDRTFLKRLTRATLWLDRGTMRRKEVGFGGYEAWEEQVYAEEARAAEKLDAKLKLEAHWLERGVTARRKRNQGRLEKLWQMRAQRASMIDTSGTAKLKLATAEDFKSKSVIVADHVSKTYGDRTIIRDFSLRIQRGDRIGIVGANGAGKTTLLKLLTGEIEPDSGTVDIAKTLTGVMIDQQRSLLGEGQTVRQVLAEGGDWIDVRGNRKHVQGYLKEFLFDPGIVDTKVDILSGGERSRLLLAREFARASNLLVLDEPTNDLDLETLDLLQEVIADYEGTVLIVSHDRDFLDRTVTVTLGLDGSGKVDVVAGGYEDWVAKRRQPVAGKSKAPAKQSPPTPPPPPKADKLSYKDQRDYDTLPTRIEELELAIARGEEILADPELYTKDPQRFATIMKGIENARSEKDEAEERWLMLAERVEG from the coding sequence ATGGCTCAGCCTCCAATTCTTTCCTGGGAAAACCTCGGCCTCCAACAAGGCGGCCGGTGGCTGTTCGGCGGCCCGAACCAGGATAATATCGACCTGCACATCGGCCCGCGCGACCGGCTCGCGCTGATCGGGCGTAATGGCGCGGGCAAGACCACGCTGTTCCGGCTGATCGACGACAAGCTCGACGCGGATCAGGGCCAGCGCAAGGTGAAGCCCGGCACGCGGATCGTGGTGCTGGAGCAGGATCCCGACGTATCGGCTCACAAAACCCTCATGGACTTCGCACTGGGGGGCGAGAACCCGCCTGCCGAACACGAGGTCGAGGCGATTGCGGGCCAGCTCGGCATCGACATGAGCCGCGAGTGCAAGGGTGCGAGCGGGGGCGAGAAGCGCCGCGCGCAGATTGCCCGCGCGCTCGCGCAGGACCCCGACCTGCTGCTGATGGACGAGCCGACCAACCACCTCGATCTCGCCGCGATCGACTGGCTGGAGAGCTGGCTCGATCGCTATACCGGCGCCTTCGTGGTCATCAGCCACGACCGGACCTTCCTCAAGCGCCTGACCCGGGCGACGCTGTGGCTCGACCGGGGCACGATGCGGCGGAAGGAAGTCGGCTTCGGCGGGTACGAGGCGTGGGAAGAGCAGGTCTATGCCGAGGAAGCGCGCGCGGCGGAGAAGCTGGACGCGAAGCTGAAGCTGGAAGCGCACTGGCTCGAACGCGGGGTGACCGCGCGGCGCAAGCGCAACCAGGGCCGGCTGGAAAAGCTGTGGCAGATGCGCGCCCAGCGTGCCTCTATGATCGACACCAGCGGCACGGCGAAGCTGAAGCTGGCGACGGCGGAGGACTTCAAGAGCAAGTCGGTGATCGTCGCCGATCATGTCTCCAAGACCTATGGCGACCGCACGATTATCCGCGACTTCTCGCTTCGCATCCAGCGCGGCGACCGGATCGGCATCGTCGGTGCCAATGGCGCGGGCAAGACCACTCTGCTCAAGCTGCTGACCGGCGAGATCGAGCCCGACAGCGGCACCGTCGACATCGCCAAGACGCTGACCGGCGTGATGATCGACCAGCAGCGCAGCCTGCTGGGCGAAGGCCAAACCGTGCGGCAGGTGCTGGCCGAGGGCGGCGACTGGATCGATGTGCGGGGCAACCGCAAGCATGTGCAGGGCTACCTCAAGGAGTTCCTGTTCGATCCCGGCATCGTTGATACCAAGGTCGACATCCTCTCGGGTGGCGAACGCTCCCGCCTGCTTCTGGCGCGCGAGTTCGCCCGTGCGTCCAATCTGCTGGTGCTGGACGAGCCGACCAACGATCTCGACCTCGAGACGCTCGACCTCTTGCAGGAGGTCATCGCGGACTACGAGGGCACCGTGCTGATCGTCAGCCACGACCGCGACTTCCTCGACCGGACGGTCACCGTCACGCTCGGCCTCGACGGGTCGGGCAAGGTCGATGTCGTCGCGGGCGGGTACGAGGACTGGGTGGCCAAGCGCCGCCAGCCCGTGGCAGGCAAGAGCAAGGCACCCGCCAAGCAGAGCCCGCCGACGCCCCCTCCCCCGCCGAAGGCGGACAAGCTCTCCTACAAGGACCAGCGCGATTACGATACGCTCCCGACGCGGATCGAAGAGCTGGAGCTCGCCATCGCCCGGGGAGAGGAGATTCTCGCCGATCCGGAGCTGTACACCAAGGACCCGCAGCGCTTCGCCACGATCATGAAGGGCATCGAGAATGCCCGCAGCGAGAAGGACGAGGCCGAGGAACGCTGGCTGATGCTGGCCGAGCGGGTCGAGGGTTGA
- a CDS encoding ATP-binding protein — protein sequence MIAISAIWIIVLLLGGGLALDRTLTNLVQNNFDTQLNNNLTALIASAEIQPGGEVWLTRPMGDQRFMEPNSGLYYQISPSGEPVDLNNIDVLPSRSLWDEALELRTSAKDEPVYYDSRQFRGEPLRIAQRDTTLPGRDTMWTFAVAQSRAEIDEQIDRIRRILVLSFVILGLGLMVLVLLQSYVGLRPLRRIRTAIQHIRTSGSNRVTDPLPLEVQPLVQELNMLLEHSERQAEEARTHAGNLAHALKTPLTVVNNAATAHATDLADTVIREARTMRRHVDHHLARARAVGRRAVGHAQTSVRDSAEAVRRAVERLYPDVRFDIDGSHEAKVAIERQDLDEILGNLIENAAKYGGGSVFVTIDAEPDDRRCVIWVEDDGMGIPEEKRVEIFDRGARLDTGKPGTGLGLAIVRDVAEIYGGSVDLAESEDLGGLLVRLSLPRS from the coding sequence ATGATCGCGATCTCCGCGATCTGGATCATCGTCCTGCTGCTGGGCGGAGGGCTGGCGCTGGATCGCACGCTGACAAATCTGGTCCAGAACAACTTCGACACCCAGCTCAACAACAACCTGACCGCGCTGATCGCCTCGGCGGAAATTCAGCCGGGCGGGGAGGTGTGGCTGACCCGCCCGATGGGTGACCAGCGCTTCATGGAGCCCAATTCGGGCCTCTATTACCAGATCAGCCCCTCGGGCGAGCCGGTCGATCTGAACAATATCGACGTGCTGCCTTCGCGCTCTCTGTGGGACGAGGCGCTGGAGCTGAGGACTTCGGCGAAGGACGAGCCGGTCTATTACGACAGTAGGCAGTTTCGCGGAGAGCCGCTGCGGATCGCCCAGCGCGATACGACGCTGCCCGGCAGAGACACGATGTGGACCTTCGCGGTCGCGCAGTCACGCGCCGAGATCGACGAACAGATCGACCGGATTCGGCGCATCCTGGTGCTCAGCTTCGTGATCCTGGGGCTGGGCCTGATGGTGCTGGTGCTGCTGCAATCCTATGTCGGACTGCGCCCGCTGCGCCGTATCCGCACCGCGATCCAGCATATCCGCACCAGCGGCAGCAACCGGGTGACCGACCCGCTGCCGCTGGAGGTCCAGCCGCTGGTGCAGGAGCTGAACATGCTGCTCGAACATTCGGAGAGGCAGGCGGAAGAGGCGCGCACGCATGCGGGCAATCTCGCCCATGCGCTCAAGACTCCGCTGACCGTGGTTAACAACGCCGCGACCGCGCACGCGACCGACCTCGCCGATACGGTGATCCGCGAGGCGCGCACGATGCGCCGCCACGTCGACCACCATCTGGCCCGCGCCCGTGCGGTGGGCCGCCGCGCGGTGGGCCATGCGCAGACCTCGGTGCGCGACAGTGCGGAAGCGGTGCGCCGCGCGGTCGAGCGGCTCTATCCCGATGTGCGTTTCGACATCGACGGATCGCACGAAGCCAAGGTCGCGATCGAACGGCAGGATCTCGACGAGATCCTCGGCAACCTGATCGAGAATGCGGCGAAGTATGGCGGCGGCAGCGTGTTCGTGACGATCGATGCCGAGCCGGACGACCGCCGCTGCGTGATCTGGGTGGAGGATGACGGGATGGGCATCCCCGAGGAAAAGCGGGTCGAGATCTTCGATCGCGGTGCGCGGCTCGATACCGGCAAGCCGGGCACTGGCCTCGGCCTCGCCATCGTGCGCGATGTTGCGGAAATCTACGGCGGATCGGTCGACCTGGCGGAGAGCGAGGATCTGGGCGGGCTACTGGTAAGGCTGTCGCTTCCGCGCAGCTGA